One segment of Neobacillus endophyticus DNA contains the following:
- a CDS encoding YndM family protein, with the protein MIKLIALILKFVTCLVAYAVGLDLFFRASWTDVVWFSALTTVVSYLAGDRILLPRIGKGNALIADFLLSYMVVWIFGSVLLHNYMQIAWGSIISAVIIVAGEVLVHRLLLGSHNEVNHKHSNVSNKFAYGMEMSEENEPLSKK; encoded by the coding sequence ATGATTAAGCTAATTGCTTTGATTTTGAAATTTGTGACATGTTTGGTAGCCTATGCTGTTGGGCTTGATTTATTCTTCCGTGCATCATGGACAGATGTCGTTTGGTTCAGCGCTTTAACGACAGTTGTTTCTTATTTAGCAGGCGACAGAATTTTACTGCCGCGGATTGGAAAAGGAAATGCCTTAATTGCTGATTTTCTCCTTTCCTATATGGTGGTTTGGATATTTGGAAGTGTTCTATTGCATAATTATATGCAAATTGCTTGGGGAAGTATTATTTCAGCTGTCATTATAGTGGCTGGAGAGGTTCTCGTTCACAGATTGCTTTTGGGTTCCCATAATGAGGTGAACCATAAACACAGCAATGTTTCTAATAAGTTTGCATACGGAATGGAAATGTCTGAGGAAAACGAACCATTAAGTAAAAAATAA
- a CDS encoding AI-2E family transporter — MKRKFQYWLIQILLFLSIIYVSSKVDFLFRPIGIFISTLFFPIIIAGFLFFLLNPVVQFLYRKGLPRAVAILIIYVAAVGIIVIIAGNLVPYISKQFTALAVALPEYANRTVQYFNQLAQTSEFKWVINSQQNLIQSLELKVTGLANTLPERITYSITNIIGVIANIAVILATVPFLLFYMLKDGHKFPLALSRFFPADLREEGLTILKETGETLSTYIHGQIAVALSVGTMAFIGYLIIHLPFALVMGLAIATTYFIPYIGLIIGAVPAIIVAFFDSPTKVLLVLAVLIVSQQIESNLLSPLILGKSLDIHPATIIIILLAAGNLAGVLGMILAVPSYAVGKTIVICIVKFLKVRKHANIP; from the coding sequence TTGAAAAGAAAATTTCAATATTGGCTCATCCAAATTCTGTTATTTTTATCGATTATTTATGTGTCTTCTAAGGTTGATTTCTTATTTCGTCCAATTGGCATTTTTATTTCAACTTTATTCTTTCCGATTATTATTGCAGGGTTTTTATTTTTTTTGTTAAATCCCGTGGTACAGTTCCTATATCGTAAAGGATTACCGAGAGCTGTTGCCATTCTGATTATTTATGTAGCAGCTGTAGGAATCATCGTTATTATTGCCGGAAACCTTGTTCCATATATAAGCAAGCAGTTTACCGCTCTTGCTGTAGCACTTCCTGAGTACGCCAATCGGACAGTGCAATATTTTAACCAATTAGCCCAAACATCGGAGTTTAAATGGGTGATCAATTCTCAGCAAAATCTAATTCAATCATTGGAATTAAAGGTGACAGGCCTTGCTAATACATTACCAGAGCGAATCACTTATAGTATTACAAATATAATTGGTGTAATTGCAAATATCGCGGTTATTCTTGCCACTGTTCCGTTTTTACTATTTTATATGTTAAAGGATGGGCATAAGTTTCCTCTCGCTTTATCGCGCTTTTTTCCGGCAGATTTAAGAGAGGAAGGCCTGACTATTTTGAAAGAGACAGGCGAAACACTTTCTACATATATACATGGGCAGATTGCTGTTGCGTTATCTGTTGGTACAATGGCATTTATAGGTTATCTCATTATTCATTTGCCATTCGCCTTAGTCATGGGATTAGCAATTGCAACTACTTATTTTATTCCGTATATTGGGTTGATTATTGGTGCAGTTCCGGCAATTATTGTCGCGTTCTTTGACTCACCAACAAAGGTCCTGTTAGTATTGGCCGTACTTATTGTTTCACAGCAAATTGAATCTAATTTATTATCACCGCTTATTCTCGGAAAAAGTCTTGATATTCATCCTGCTACGATTATTATTATTCTCTTAGCAGCAGGAAATCTTGCGGGTGTATTGGGAATGATCTTGGCTGTTCCATCTTATGCGGTAGGGAAAACCATAGTAATCTGTATTGTGAAATTTTTGAAGGTACGAAAACATGCCAACATTCCATAA